GCCCAGTCATGTTCAGTCATAGCAGCTATTTCGTAATAGAGGAGAACACAGAGCACAATGCACGAGCAGCAGGAAGGAGCCAGTGTCAACAATCTCAGCGACTCTGCGTTGCTGTGCGAAAATATTGTCGATTGCCCCCGtctgaggcctttttttttttttttctctcttctctctccacgGTGACCTCGGCCCTGTTTGGAGTCGGCGTGAGAGCGTGGTGTTGTTAAGACACTGCTGAACTCTGGGCGACTTTCTCCGAGGGGGCCAAGTCCAACTGTGTGTTTATGACAGCGCACCGTGTGAAACCTTACTACGGGTGTCACGCGGGGGCGAGGAGACCAGGCGGCTGCAGGGACGTGCGCTGGTGACGCCGGTTGTTTCTGAGGAATCGCGAACTGGTCAGCGCTGACCGACAAATAACACGCCCGGGTTAGAGGAATGCGACCCTGAACGGACGACAACGACAATGGACGCGGGGACGTTTCCGAGGTGTGCTGAGGGACGGCAGACACAATGGCGGGACCTTAACTGGAAGTGTTTGTTTATCCGAAAGTGTAGAAAAGAGGAATCTGTCGCCACAACAGGTTATTACTGACAGTGATGGACTTAACAGAGCCTCCAGCTGGCGTGATCGCGTCTGGACCACTTGGAGCACAAAAGAGCGCTGTGATGAGTTCAGCTAATGAATAAGCGTCACTGGGAATAGCTCCCTGATAAATTACCCGACTGGCTCCAATGCGacattaaatatacagtaataaCCCAAATACTGGACTATTACGTGCATTCCAGGCGCTGCATTCAATACCAACCTGTGTCATCTTTGCCAGATCCAATGAAGGCCTCTGTTTGTGGGTGTCGGCCGGCCTCCTGCGCTTCACGCCAATCTTCTTGTCGTTGAGGACGCATGGCTGCGAGCGGCTACGTGCGAGACCCCCCTGTTGTCCCCCGCGCCGCTCCAGCTCCGGAGTGGAGTCGGGGGAGCTGGGCGGAGAGGGTCCGCGGAGCTCGGGGAGGCAAATTTGTTCGTGAGAGAGGTAGAGGGGCTGCTGCGCTGACGGCTTGGAGGACAGGgtcatggaggaggaggaggaggaggaggagaaggagggcgCCAGGCTGGTGAAGGCGGAGGGCCAGGGGAGGCCCTGGGTGAAGCTGGAGCTGCGCTGCATGGCCGGGAAGCCGAGCTGCGCGTTGGCGACGCTGCCGCGCTGGACGCTGCCCCCGCTGTGGCACCGCCGCTTCTCCACGGCCGTCCACACGCGGGAGCCCTGAGGGCGCCAGGCGGAGCGGCAGCCGCCGAGCTCGTCGGAGCAGGACAGGGACCGGCACTGTCGCTTGCTGGGGGGGGCGGTGGAGTGTGAGGACGCCGCCTCGGTCAGGCTCAGGTCCTGCAGCAGGCTCGTGATCGTGCTCGACGTCGAGCCCACGTCCCAGTCCCAGTGGGCGGAGCTGCGGTGCACCTCGGGCAGGACGTCCCACAGGCTCTCCAGGCTGGTCCCGACCGGCCTCTGCTGTATAGCGCAGCTGTGGCCCACCTCACGCCACCGGCGTGTCTCTGCAACAAAACCAGACCAGAATTATTATAATCAAAGTAAAGACCTTAGATAATATACTGTGCGGGCTTTAATCTAccaaactcagaaaaaaaatatctcaaattGGGCTCGCTCGTTAAATTCTTTCTAATCTTCACGATGATTATCATGAACCTTCAACCGTGAACAAAGAAAACGGCGTTTAGAGCCGGTTGGCGACTGTCGACGAGACCCACGATGCACTGCTCCAGTCTGGGTCAGCGCATCGGTCTCGGCCGCGCGTAGTTTTCTGTTGACACTTCTCACCGCTTTGTGTAAATTGGCACTAAAAATAAACCTTGTCCTCCGGGCAATGCTTTTTAAGTGTCACAGTCTGCAAGCACAGCTGattggaaaaaaaggaagggagCTCAATGTCCAACTGAGTCAATACGCCGGGAGCAGATGTCAATGACCGTCATAAACATTCTGACTGGAGCTTATCGTCTCTTTTGCCGGGATCTGCATGAGCTCAGCGTCCCGACGAGCTCGGTATCTGCCCTCGCCGGTCGACCCGCGCCACGGCGGTCACGCCAGGAAAGCACCTGTTATTTCGCCGTTGAACCGCGACCAACTGAACTGGTCAGTCGGCTCTGAGTCAGACACTAAACGCAGAGGACACGGCCCACTCCTCGTGTGCAATAGGTCTATTCTTCACTGGAGATAAAATCCCCAAAATACCATCGACAACACATGGGCAGGACAAAGAACAAAAGGCCTACTGGTGGTGCTGTGTCGCCTGCCAGGATTTTGCCACTCTAAGACACTTGATGCAGAGTTACAGCAAGGACAGAATACATTTCGTTCTA
This window of the Mugil cephalus isolate CIBA_MC_2020 chromosome 16, CIBA_Mcephalus_1.1, whole genome shotgun sequence genome carries:
- the fam53b gene encoding protein FAM53B; this encodes MCVAMVIIYKKTLEKKGADDVTSKRTNLDLFQAQTMSQGTALFSCGLMETRRWREVGHSCAIQQRPVGTSLESLWDVLPEVHRSSAHWDWDVGSTSSTITSLLQDLSLTEAASSHSTAPPSKRQCRSLSCSDELGGCRSAWRPQGSRVWTAVEKRRCHSGGSVQRGSVANAQLGFPAMQRSSSFTQGLPWPSAFTSLAPSFSSSSSSSSMTLSSKPSAQQPLYLSHEQICLPELRGPSPPSSPDSTPELERRGGQQGGLARSRSQPCVLNDKKIGVKRRRPADTHKQRPSLDLAKMTQKLRNFHSLSCPGITGEDSCEPSQALPALGSSAHLDADDSPASERGSGEARPRTKEGEVGGDASTGPGAEEADWNPAEERGDGTTATTTNGKESESLWAGLCSMRKDVYQLGGELDIEQIERN